One Amycolatopsis sp. NBC_00355 genomic window carries:
- a CDS encoding S1 family peptidase yields the protein MRVDNGAAGGRAEDSEPWRVCVLDPSGRTLGAGMLLGESTVLTCAHVVQAAAGEDQAPASPREVLVRFVGLPGAPETAGRVRPGCWAPPLADGRADVALLDLSEGFPGVAGAPLVRLGAVRDRVVHTYGFPHPHRHGVWVNDAELAGPAGAGGEWVQLNSKPPGERVRRGFSGAGVIDKATGAVLGMVVTEYTDERVGLAYLIPVETIVRHVPAVARWVGEPPRPPAGPIVVLIGDRESAVVRDFLAQARRERRVSRPRAPGPGLGERLAAVVDATGKTAGEVAEHVSAGIGTEEVTTVLATNPEEVAVAVAGVDAAQAPEEVLTEAVKPLMDKGATVLVQFSTPDSPGVGLARRWESERNARRLDRLALLVEMVDHEEERTRDLASHAHPGVEVPGHAADLRLRLAALQSAGEHVEPGRVRRALAVTERDAEAARLELIRLHTELDARAARHDELRGRLRGYNAKATDAGLMEDEELGELYRPAMAALAAASDETSVADLVERYVRAVRRRLEGA from the coding sequence ATGAGGGTGGACAACGGTGCTGCCGGAGGGCGCGCGGAGGATTCGGAGCCGTGGCGGGTGTGTGTGCTGGACCCGTCGGGCCGGACACTGGGTGCCGGCATGCTGCTGGGCGAATCCACGGTGCTCACCTGCGCGCACGTCGTCCAGGCCGCCGCCGGGGAGGACCAGGCTCCGGCGTCTCCCCGTGAGGTCCTGGTCCGGTTCGTCGGCCTGCCGGGTGCCCCGGAGACCGCCGGCCGGGTGCGGCCCGGCTGCTGGGCGCCGCCGCTGGCCGACGGCCGGGCGGACGTCGCGCTGCTGGACCTGAGCGAAGGGTTCCCCGGGGTGGCGGGTGCCCCGCTGGTCCGGCTCGGCGCGGTGCGCGACCGGGTGGTGCACACCTACGGCTTCCCGCACCCGCACCGGCACGGCGTCTGGGTGAACGACGCGGAGCTGGCCGGGCCGGCCGGCGCCGGCGGCGAATGGGTCCAGCTGAACTCGAAGCCGCCCGGGGAACGCGTCCGCCGCGGGTTCAGCGGCGCCGGCGTGATCGACAAGGCGACCGGCGCGGTGCTCGGCATGGTCGTCACGGAGTACACCGACGAACGCGTCGGGCTCGCGTACCTCATCCCGGTCGAGACGATCGTCCGGCACGTCCCGGCGGTGGCACGGTGGGTGGGTGAGCCGCCGCGGCCGCCGGCCGGCCCGATCGTCGTCCTCATCGGCGACCGCGAATCGGCCGTCGTCCGGGATTTCCTGGCCCAGGCGCGGCGGGAGCGGCGGGTGTCCCGCCCGCGCGCGCCGGGCCCGGGGCTCGGCGAGCGGCTCGCCGCGGTCGTCGACGCCACCGGCAAGACCGCCGGCGAAGTGGCCGAGCACGTCAGCGCCGGCATCGGCACCGAAGAGGTCACGACCGTGCTGGCGACCAACCCCGAGGAGGTCGCGGTGGCGGTGGCCGGGGTCGACGCGGCCCAAGCTCCCGAAGAAGTCCTCACCGAAGCGGTGAAACCGTTGATGGACAAGGGAGCCACGGTGCTCGTCCAGTTCAGCACGCCGGACTCGCCCGGCGTCGGTCTCGCCCGGCGCTGGGAGAGCGAACGCAACGCGCGCCGCCTCGACCGGCTGGCGCTGCTGGTCGAAATGGTGGACCACGAAGAGGAACGCACCCGCGACCTGGCGTCGCACGCCCACCCGGGCGTCGAAGTGCCCGGCCACGCCGCGGACCTGCGCCTGCGGCTGGCCGCGCTGCAGTCGGCGGGCGAGCACGTCGAGCCGGGCCGGGTGCGCCGCGCCCTGGCCGTGACCGAGCGCGACGCCGAGGCCGCCCGGCTGGAGCTCATCCGGCTGCACACCGAACTCGACGCCCGCGCGGCCCGCCACGACGAACTGCGCGGCCGGCTCCGCGGTTACAACGCCAAGGCCACCGACGCGGGCCTGATGGAAGACGAAGAACTGGGCGAGCTGTACCGCCCGGCGATGGCGGCGCTCGCCGCGGCCTCGGACGAGACGTCGGTAGCCGACCTGGTCGAGCGGTACGTGCGCGCGGTGCGCCGCCGGCTGGAGGGCGCGTGA